A window from Variovorax sp. PBL-E5 encodes these proteins:
- a CDS encoding LysR substrate-binding domain-containing protein, whose amino-acid sequence MEMRPLRYFAAVAETGHMTRAAENLGIQQPPLSQQIKALERELGVELFRRHPRGVALTEAGRQFQIEATRMLQNMEAMQQRMARVAQGQEGALSVGFTSSAAAHRFMPEALRAFRRTYPKVELQLRENNAAELTEALAAGRLHCGLLRVPVARPEGLLFETLLREPVVVAMPSDHRYALARVGKRARPLSLAQLCAEGLILVRRPGAPGLYADLLALCHAKGLQPRVVAEVDRMMTNLNLVAAGVGLSVVPASMTGAHAHAITYCALAGSGALDAPITLVRRNDEDNLPARHFAALLRELAAR is encoded by the coding sequence ATGGAGATGAGACCGCTTCGCTACTTCGCGGCCGTGGCCGAGACCGGCCACATGACACGCGCCGCGGAAAATCTCGGCATCCAGCAGCCGCCGCTCAGCCAGCAGATCAAGGCGCTCGAGCGCGAGCTCGGCGTCGAGCTGTTCCGCCGCCATCCGCGCGGCGTCGCGCTGACCGAGGCGGGCCGCCAGTTCCAGATCGAGGCCACGCGCATGCTGCAGAACATGGAGGCCATGCAGCAGCGCATGGCGCGCGTCGCGCAAGGGCAGGAGGGCGCGCTGTCGGTCGGCTTCACCAGCTCGGCCGCGGCCCACCGCTTCATGCCCGAGGCCTTGCGCGCCTTTCGGCGCACCTATCCCAAGGTCGAGCTGCAGCTGCGCGAGAACAACGCGGCCGAACTCACCGAGGCGCTGGCGGCCGGCCGCCTGCATTGCGGCCTTTTGCGCGTGCCGGTCGCGCGGCCCGAGGGCTTGCTGTTCGAGACGCTGCTGCGCGAGCCCGTCGTGGTCGCGATGCCGAGCGACCATCGCTATGCGCTCGCGCGCGTGGGCAAGCGCGCGCGGCCGCTGTCGCTCGCGCAGCTGTGTGCCGAAGGGCTGATCCTCGTGCGCCGGCCCGGCGCACCCGGCCTCTATGCCGACCTGCTCGCGCTGTGCCACGCGAAAGGGCTGCAGCCGCGCGTGGTGGCCGAGGTCGATCGCATGATGACCAACCTCAACCTCGTCGCCGCGGGCGTCGGGCTGTCGGTAGTGCCGGCCTCGATGACCGGCGCCCACGCGCACGCGATCACCTACTGCGCGCTGGCCGGCAGCGGCGCGCTGGATGCGCCGATCACGCTCGTTCGCCGCAACGACGAAGACAACCTTCCGGCGCGCCACTTCGCGGCACTGCTGCGCGAGCTCGCGGCACGATGA
- a CDS encoding Bug family tripartite tricarboxylate transporter substrate binding protein, whose amino-acid sequence MSLRRRDLARLALGSAALQGIAPALRAAPEAAPWPSRPVRLLVVYPAGGVSDATARALAEQLTPALGVPVLVENRAGAGGSVGIEALARAAPDGHTLAFSALSPVTLHPLLVHTAADPLHTVVPVASAMRTPVLVAATPAFEGHSFDDLIAQARANPGAVRWASSGVATVGHMVLAQVRMQSRIAITHVPYQGGGQQLNDALGGQFEVLSTNVAALQLQYLRAGRLRALAVGAPERLDVLPEVPTLAELGYPQANLVSLFGIFAPARTPAAVVERLNAEINRALDSELLIARLRVAHNIAAHGSVEAFAWEAAEDRRRNRVLVRSLGMRLD is encoded by the coding sequence ATGAGCCTGCGGCGCCGCGATCTCGCGCGGCTGGCGCTGGGCAGCGCGGCCTTGCAGGGCATCGCACCCGCGTTGCGTGCGGCGCCGGAAGCCGCGCCCTGGCCGAGCCGGCCGGTGCGGCTGCTGGTGGTCTATCCCGCAGGCGGCGTGAGCGATGCGACGGCGCGTGCGCTGGCCGAACAGCTCACGCCTGCGCTCGGCGTGCCGGTGCTGGTGGAGAACCGGGCCGGCGCGGGCGGCAGCGTCGGCATCGAGGCGCTGGCCCGCGCGGCACCCGACGGCCACACGCTGGCCTTTTCCGCGCTGAGCCCGGTCACGCTGCATCCGCTGCTCGTGCACACCGCCGCCGACCCGCTGCATACCGTGGTGCCCGTCGCGAGCGCGATGCGCACGCCGGTGCTGGTGGCCGCCACGCCGGCCTTCGAGGGACACAGCTTCGACGACCTGATCGCGCAGGCGCGCGCGAATCCGGGCGCCGTGCGCTGGGCCAGCTCGGGCGTGGCGACCGTCGGCCACATGGTGCTGGCGCAGGTGCGCATGCAGAGCCGCATCGCGATCACGCACGTGCCTTACCAGGGCGGCGGCCAGCAGCTCAACGATGCGCTCGGCGGGCAGTTCGAGGTGCTGTCGACCAACGTCGCCGCGCTGCAATTGCAGTATCTGCGCGCAGGCCGCCTGCGTGCGCTGGCCGTCGGCGCGCCCGAGCGGCTCGACGTGCTGCCCGAGGTGCCGACGCTGGCCGAGCTCGGCTATCCGCAAGCCAACCTCGTGTCGCTGTTCGGCATCTTCGCGCCGGCGCGCACGCCGGCCGCGGTGGTGGAGCGGCTCAATGCCGAGATCAACCGCGCGCTCGACAGCGAACTCCTGATCGCGCGGCTGCGCGTGGCGCACAACATCGCGGCGCACGGCAGCGTCGAGGCCTTCGCGTGGGAAGCGGCCGAGGACCGGCGGCGCAATCGCGTGTTGGTTCGCAGCCTGGGGATGCGGCTCGATTAG
- a CDS encoding tannase/feruloyl esterase family alpha/beta hydrolase encodes MRLSRLSSSLRSMRHAGARLCILGLSAMLAACGGGGGGGNGFALLPPSSGTATPPAGGSEPDEPITPPGTPVVPVASCASLAGMAIGAGQIGLPTQGAVVTSANAIAAADAGNVSGDYCQLRGTIQPVDPQAPAITFAVNLPDAWNRKVIHFGGGGFDGVLIDGTEPVRFGPADKPTPLALGYATFGDDAGHQSSSITDGKFAANDEALANYGGQSLKKTHDVALLLVKARYGTAPAKAYFLGTSTGGRDALLHIQRWPNDYDGVIANEPALNYTGTRLSNVAVGRALYANGGVGWVNLAKTLLVQKTVLAACDRLDGATDGIVSNVESCRQLNAQVLASLRCAGGTDNGDTCLSDPQLASIRAIESPLVFTHYTLANGVTRAGGYNLLEGALVAGPFTSRDLGTRAVPGNPASTADANMYVTGDQWAKYFVTRNASFDTLTLDPLDPGAYTARVAAVSAITDATNADLSPFLAHGGRLIMMQGLADEVISNNSTIDYYGRLIATLGQAAVDQGIRFYTVPGMGHGTGVFIPAWDSLAALENWVEHGLAPATGVVADSVAGTYGRTRPLCQFPAWPKFKGSGSMDAAVNYSCVQEVGDPLACPNLPASATTYKGGDLFGEELSLAVDPTTLHYTVTIDASLQRAAGTQRNGTLVSNGNCNYTSGENGAGFTFGAGGAVQGGVAAPTGASFVPLIAFQNTFQNAATPAVFNPVANIFNVVGVQYGSAGAASAYTASSRVRNAGTFQSCQAPVSGGFITYDANCTSTTKGYLTYNSARNAFDMLATSPTGGAVTTGGTPSGSAIFGQVGAVTVPIFLVRESATSYGMRLYAPQTTLSPGTADGHFVTADNNGGASEATVSGSSFNLGGASGTLAYDNPVLGVVQSTGTSAGNLIYNAGLLGFVPASGTGAVLQLGVRN; translated from the coding sequence ATGCGCCTGTCGCGCCTTTCTTCATCCTTGCGTTCGATGCGCCATGCCGGCGCACGCCTGTGCATCCTCGGCCTGTCCGCGATGCTTGCCGCCTGCGGCGGCGGGGGCGGCGGAGGCAACGGCTTCGCGCTGCTGCCGCCGTCGAGCGGCACGGCCACGCCGCCTGCAGGCGGCTCCGAGCCGGATGAACCGATCACGCCGCCCGGCACGCCCGTCGTGCCGGTCGCGAGCTGCGCCTCGCTCGCCGGCATGGCCATCGGCGCCGGCCAGATCGGCCTGCCGACGCAGGGCGCCGTCGTCACCAGCGCCAACGCCATCGCGGCCGCCGATGCCGGCAACGTGTCGGGCGACTACTGCCAGCTGCGCGGCACGATCCAGCCGGTCGATCCGCAGGCGCCCGCGATCACCTTCGCGGTCAACCTGCCGGACGCATGGAACCGCAAGGTGATCCACTTCGGCGGCGGCGGCTTCGACGGCGTGCTGATCGACGGCACCGAGCCCGTGCGCTTCGGCCCGGCCGACAAGCCGACGCCGCTGGCGCTCGGCTACGCCACCTTCGGCGACGATGCCGGCCACCAGAGCAGCAGCATCACCGACGGCAAGTTCGCCGCCAACGACGAGGCGCTCGCCAACTACGGCGGCCAGTCGCTCAAGAAGACGCACGACGTGGCACTGCTGCTGGTGAAGGCGCGCTACGGCACCGCGCCGGCCAAGGCCTATTTCCTCGGCACCTCGACCGGCGGGCGCGACGCGCTCTTGCACATCCAGCGCTGGCCGAACGACTACGACGGCGTGATCGCCAACGAGCCCGCGCTCAACTACACCGGCACGCGGCTGTCGAACGTCGCGGTCGGCCGCGCGCTCTATGCCAACGGCGGCGTGGGCTGGGTCAACCTCGCCAAGACGCTGCTGGTGCAGAAGACCGTGCTGGCGGCCTGCGACCGGCTCGATGGCGCGACCGACGGCATCGTCAGCAACGTCGAGAGCTGCCGCCAGCTCAACGCACAGGTCCTGGCCTCGCTGCGCTGCGCGGGCGGCACCGACAACGGCGACACCTGCCTGTCGGATCCGCAGCTCGCGAGCATCCGCGCGATCGAGTCGCCGCTGGTCTTCACCCACTACACGCTGGCCAACGGCGTGACGCGTGCGGGCGGCTACAACCTGCTCGAAGGTGCGCTGGTGGCCGGCCCCTTCACGTCGCGTGACCTCGGCACGCGCGCGGTGCCGGGCAATCCGGCGAGCACGGCCGATGCCAACATGTACGTCACCGGCGACCAATGGGCCAAGTACTTCGTGACGCGCAACGCGAGCTTCGACACGCTCACGCTCGACCCGCTGGACCCGGGCGCCTACACCGCGCGCGTGGCCGCGGTCTCGGCCATCACCGATGCGACCAACGCCGACCTCTCGCCCTTTCTCGCGCACGGCGGTCGGCTGATCATGATGCAGGGCCTGGCCGACGAGGTGATCAGCAACAACTCGACCATCGACTACTACGGCCGCCTCATCGCGACGCTGGGACAGGCCGCGGTCGACCAGGGCATCCGCTTCTACACCGTGCCGGGCATGGGCCATGGCACCGGCGTCTTCATCCCCGCCTGGGATTCGCTCGCGGCGCTGGAGAACTGGGTCGAGCATGGCCTCGCGCCCGCGACCGGCGTGGTCGCCGACAGCGTGGCCGGCACCTATGGCCGCACGCGGCCGCTGTGCCAGTTCCCGGCCTGGCCCAAGTTCAAGGGCAGCGGCAGCATGGACGCGGCGGTCAACTACAGCTGCGTGCAGGAGGTCGGTGACCCGCTCGCCTGTCCGAACCTGCCGGCCAGCGCGACCACGTACAAGGGCGGCGACCTGTTCGGCGAAGAGCTCAGCCTGGCGGTCGATCCCACCACGCTGCACTACACCGTCACCATCGATGCGAGCCTGCAGCGCGCGGCCGGCACGCAGCGCAACGGCACGCTGGTGTCCAACGGCAACTGCAACTACACGAGCGGCGAGAACGGCGCCGGCTTCACCTTCGGCGCGGGCGGCGCGGTGCAGGGCGGCGTCGCGGCGCCGACGGGTGCGAGCTTCGTGCCGCTGATCGCGTTCCAGAACACCTTCCAGAACGCCGCGACACCGGCGGTGTTCAATCCGGTGGCCAACATCTTCAACGTGGTCGGCGTGCAGTACGGCAGCGCCGGTGCCGCGAGCGCCTACACGGCCTCGTCGCGCGTACGCAATGCGGGCACCTTCCAGTCGTGCCAGGCCCCGGTCAGCGGCGGCTTCATCACCTACGACGCCAACTGCACCTCGACCACCAAGGGCTACCTCACGTACAACAGTGCGCGCAACGCCTTCGACATGCTGGCCACCTCGCCGACCGGCGGCGCGGTGACCACCGGCGGCACGCCGAGCGGCTCGGCGATCTTCGGGCAGGTCGGCGCAGTCACGGTGCCGATCTTCCTGGTGCGCGAATCGGCGACCAGCTATGGCATGCGCCTCTATGCACCGCAGACCACGCTGAGCCCGGGCACGGCCGACGGGCACTTCGTCACCGCCGACAACAACGGCGGCGCCTCGGAAGCCACGGTGAGCGGCAGCAGTTTCAACCTCGGCGGCGCGAGCGGCACGCTGGCTTACGACAACCCGGTGCTCGGCGTGGTGCAGAGCACCGGCACGAGCGCGGGCAACCTCATCTACAACGCCGGCCTGCTGGGCTTCGTTCCTGCCAGCGGCACCGGCGCCGTTCTTCAACTCGGAGTCCGCAATTGA